In the Mauremys mutica isolate MM-2020 ecotype Southern chromosome 13, ASM2049712v1, whole genome shotgun sequence genome, one interval contains:
- the PSMB11 gene encoding proteasome subunit beta type-11 encodes MALQDLLRCRPRSPPPPWPLPPPCPAPVGTPCPLPHGTTTLAFRLAQGVVAAADTRSSCGTYVACPASRKVLPVHARLLATTSGTSADCATWLRALRCQLALRRQEAGREPGVAEAAALLAGGLRAQRGRGLCVAVALCGWDRAGPGLWYVYSDGTRLPLDVVAVGSGSPYAYGLLDGAYRPDMPPAAAYALARRAVAHATRRDAYSGGCVDVFHVRQSGWVWVSHSDVGEPGGLARGLGPAGEEEEGAEETSGDQSEAAGSSLERH; translated from the coding sequence ATGGCTCTGCAAGACTTGCTGcgctgccggccccgctccccgccaCCCCCGtggcccctgccacccccctgcccggcGCCTGttggcaccccctgccccctgccccacggcaccaCCACGCTGGCCTTCCGGCTGGCCCAGGGCGTGGTGGCAGCGGCCGACACCCGCTCGTCCTGCGGCACCTACGTGGCCTGCCCAGCCTCCCGCAAGGTGCTGCCCGTCCACGCCCGGCTGCTGGCCACCACCTCGGGGACCTCGGCCGACTGCGCCACGTGGCTGCGAGCCCTGCGCTGCCAGCTGGCCCTGCGGCGCCAGGAGGCCGGGCGGGAGCCGGGCGTGGCCGAGGCGGCGGCGCTGctggcgggggggctgcgggcaCAGCGGGGGCGCGGGCTGTGCGTGGCTGTGGCGCTCTGTGGCTGGGACcgcgccggccccggcctctggTACGTCTACAGCGACGGCACCCGCCTGCCCCTGGACGTGGTGGCCGTGGGCTCGGGCTCGCCCTACGCCTACGGGCTGCTGGACGGCGCCTACCGCCCCGACATGCCGCCCGCCGCCGCCTACGCCCTGGCCCGCCGCGCCGTGGCCCACGCCACCCGCCGCGACGCCTACTCCGGGGGCTGCGTCGACGTCTTCCACGTGCGCCAGAGCGGCTGGGTCTGGGTGTCCCACAGCGAcgtgggggagccggggggcctggcccggggcctgggccccgccggggaggaggaggaaggagcagaAGAGACCAGTGGGGACCAGTCTGAAGCAGCAGGAAGCAGCCTGGAGCGTCATTAG
- the PSMB5 gene encoding proteasome subunit beta type-5: MALASLLPPELPVNRPGFFGLAGRCELQAPGLRPAPGPPALAPPAWGLPAAGDAGIELLHGTTTLAFKFQGGVVVAADSRATAGSYVASQTVQKVIEINPYLLGTMAGGAADCSFWERLLARQCRIYQLRNKERISVAAASKLLANMVYQYKGLGLHMGTMICGWDKRGPGLYYVDSEGNRLSGTAFSVGSGSVYAYGVLDRGYAPAMPAEEAYDLARRAIYQATYRDAYSGGQVNLYHVQRDGWVRVSTDDVAQLHAQYRGDPQGDGAA, from the exons ATGGCGCtggccagcctgctgcccccGGAGCTGCCCGTCAACCGGCCCGGCTTCTTCGGGCTGGCGGGacgctgcgagctccaggccccCGGACTCCGCCCGGCCCCGGGCCCGCCCGCCTTGGCCCCGCCCGCCTGGGGGCTCCCGGCCGCGGGGGACGCCGGGATCGAGCTGCTGCACGGGACCACCACGCTGGCCTTCAAG ttccagGGGGGCGTGGTGGTGGCTGCGGACTCCCGGGCCACGGCCGGCTCCTACGTGGCCTCGCAGACGGTGCAGAAGGTGATTGAGATCAACCCCTACCTGCTGGGCACCATGGCGGGCGGCGCCGCCGACTGCAGCTTCTGGGAGCGGCTGCTGGCCCGGCAGTGCCGCATCTACCAGCTGCGCAACAAGGAGCGGATCTCGGTGGCCGCCGCCTCCAAGCTGCTGGCCAACATGGTGTATCAGTACAAGGGGCTGGGCCTGCACATGGGCACCATGATCTGCGGCTGGGACAAGCGGGGCCCAG GCCTGTACTACGTGGACAGCGAGGGGAACCGCCTCTCGGGCACGGCGTTCTCCGTGGGCTCGGGCTCGGTGTACGCCTACGGGGTGCTGGACCGTGGCTACGCGCCCGCCATGCCGGCCGAGGAGGCCTACGACCTGGCCCGCCGCGCCATCTACCAGGCCACCTACCGCGATGCCTACTCCGGGGGCCAGGTCAACCTGTACCACGTGCAGCGGGACGGCTGGGTCCGCGTCTCCACCGACGACGTGGCGCAGCTGCACGCCCAGTACCGCGGGGACCCGCAGGGGGACGGGGCTGCCTGA